Part of the Tepiditoga spiralis genome, AAAAAATGATAAAGAAATAACCTTAAATGAGTCTTCACATTTAGAATCAGAAACATTTTATACTTTAGATTTTACAAAAATAAAAACTGACTATTATACTAAAAAAGGAATTTTAAAGTTAACAGAATATTATAATAAAAATGGTGAAATTGTTCTTTCAAAGAATTTTATTAATAATAAAATTTTAATAAATAAGTTTAACTTTAAAAATAATTTGTATAAAATATCAAAAGGTATATCAAATTATAAAATTCTACCTGATTTTATAAGCAATAACCAAAATAATATTGTTAAAACAAAAAATACTCAGCCAGTTATTTTTAAAGTAATATCAATATCAATTTATCAATCAACATCTAATAATATAGAAAGTAAAACTTGGACCGATAAAGGGCTAATTTCAAATTCATCAAAAATATTATCAAATTTGATTTCAGCAGCTAATTATGCAGCTGATTTGTTTTTTAAAAAAAGTATTCCTGGTTATATTTTGGGTAGCGCTGCTAATCTATTAATAGATTCAACAGCAAATCAGTATATTGTTTTTACAAAATTTGGATATACAGATTTTAAATCTGGAAAAGGAAAAGTTTTAACTTACTTTAGGGATCCTAACGGTCAAAGAACCGTTTTAGATAAAAAAGCACCACAGTATGTTAGATTTTATTCCGAAATAGCTATTAGAAATTATTATGATTTGTTTAAAGATGAATATATGAATTTAAAAGCTCATTATAAAGATTCAAGTGGTATAGAGTGCACTAAAATGAAATCTTATAAAAACTCAGATATTCAAGTTGCAAAAAACAAAGAATCAAGCACATTTAATAAATATCATAATAATAGTTATTTGAGAAATTATGTAAAGACTAGATATGAAATTGATTTAGCAAATTCAGGAGTAATTGTACAATGAAAAAAATATATATAATATTATTAATAATATTGTTATTATTCATTGTAATCTTTTTTAATTATTATAATAATCAAAACCATTTTTCTAAAGAAATAACTTTTGAAAACATATTTGAATATAAAAATATAGATAACATTACTTTAAAAGATACTTACATAGATGAATCATTTGGCTGTAGTGATATACAGTTTTATTTGAATGAATTTTTTAATAAAGAAAGGCAAGAGAGTATTTTTTTAATTTTAAATTATGATATTTCAAAAAATGAATATTTTTTATCATTAAAATTTTCTGATTTAAGAGATAAAAAAATACTAAATTTTATTTTAGAAGGAAAAAATTTGTATATAAAGAAAAATTTAAAAGATATCTTTTATTTGAATGACTTTGATAAAAATGTTTTTTATTTCAAAACTTCCTATAAAAATATAAACAAACTCGTACTTAAGAATAAATTAATTTTAAAATTAATTTATAATGAAAAAAATAAAAATATAGAATATAAAGCTGTAAAAAATTTTGAATCAAGAAAAAATATTTTTAACTTTGAAGTAAATCATCATTTTCCTTATAATACTAAGAATATTGATGCATACTTTGAATTGAGTAAAGTTTTAATGAAGCTAAAAGATAAAAAAAACATCAAATTAGAAAACGCCATAGCTTATTTTTATAGCTTAATAAAATATAAGAAAGTTTTAGAAAAAAACAAATTTATTTTAAGTAAAGAAGATATGGATAAAATTAATTTATTAATTTTAAATATCAAAGGCGGAAAGTATATTAAAAATTTTAGTCAAATAACTTGGAATAGCTTCTATAAATTTGAAGATTATTTAAATAATTTATTTGATACTGCTTGCAATAAATTAGATAATTTGCTATGCAGCATAGAGGATATAACATATAATTTAATAACTGATCATGAAGGAAAAATTGTTATTAATTTTTTTTGGAAAAAAACGAAAAAAGTCGGTGAATTTGTTTTTACAGTCAAATAATAAGTATTTAAGAAAAAATATATATAGATTTTTTTAAGTGATTCCTGGTAATACAGGAATCATTTTTTGGTTAAATTTATTTCATAAATTAATAAATGCTTTATATTAAAAAAAATTTAACTTATATGATCTATCCTCAAAAAATGATATAATTAATAGTAGATTATAAATTTTTTTATATTTATTTTGATTGGAGGAAAAAATGTTTTTTGATAACATCCCAAAAGAAACTTCAGTAAATAAAATTTCACAACCATCTTTTTTTGAAGGTGGAGAAAATGCTGTTCTTTTAATACATGGTTATACAGGAACTCCACATGATATGAGATATTTAGGTCATATGTTACACAAAGCTGGTTTCACAGTTTCAATACCACGTTTACCTGGTCATGGAACTAATTCTGTTGACTTTCAAAATTCAAATTGGAAAGATTGGTTAAGAAAAGTAACAGATGAATATGTAGATTTAAAGTATAAATATGAAGAAGTATATATTTCTGGATTATCTATGGGAGGAGTTTTAACTTTAATATTAGCTTCAAAATTTAAACCTAAAAAAATAGTATTAGCTGCTCCCGCTATTGAAGCAAAAAATAAAAAAATAAAAATAACTCCTTTTTTAAAATATTTTATAAAAAAAACTGATAGAAAATATAAAGAAGTTCATGAAGACGAAAATTTAAATAAATTAGCAAAGGAATATTGGCATTATAATTGGATAAATAAAGCTGCTGATTTAAGAAAACTCCAAAAAATTTCATTAAAATGTTTATCTGAAGTTGAAGCAGATACATTAACTATTTTATCTAAAACAGATGGTTCTGTACCACTTAATGTTGGAGACATTATAGACGAAAAAATAAACTCTAAAAATAAAAAGAAAATAATTTTAGAAAAAAGCAGTCATGTTCTTGTAAATGATATAAAAAGAGAGTATGTTGCTCAAGAAATAATAAAATGGTTTAAAAATTAATATGGAGGTGAATTTATGGCATTGTCAGAAAAGATTGAAAAAATGTTCAATGAACAAATAAATAAGGAGTTTTATTCAGCTTATTTGTACTTAGCTATGGCATCTTATTTTGAAGAACAAAACTTACCAGGTTTTGCAAATTGGATGAGAATACAGTTTCAAGAAGAAGAAGCACACGCATTTAAATTCTTTGATTATTTAGTTGAAAGAAGCGGACATATAGAGTTAGAAAAAATTGAAAAACCAAAAATAACTTGGAAAAATCCGCTTGATGCTTTTAATGATGTTTATGCTCATGAACAATTTATATCCAAATCAATAAATGAAATTTTTAAAGTTGCAAGAGAAGAAAATGACTATCCAACAGAAACTTTTATTCATTGGTTTATAATGGAACAAGTTGAAGAAGAAAAGAATGCTAAAGAAATATTGGATAGACTATCTATGATTAAAGACAATATTCAACCTCTTTTTATGCTTGATTCAGAACTTGCAAAAAGAGTATTTACACCACCAGTATAAAAAATAAAAATGGGCATAGCCCATTTTTATTTTTGTAATTCAATTAATTTATTTAATACTTCTTTTATATGATTTGAAACTTTTACTTTTTCCCAAACATATTCAATAACTCCATTTGGATTTAAAATTACTGTTGTTCTCATAACTCCATAATATTCTCTTCCATACATCTTTTTCATTTGCCAAACTCCAACTTCATTTAAAACTTCATTTTCAGCACTCAATAAAGTTACCTTTAAATTATGTTTTTCTATAAACTTTATATGTTTTTTAGGTTCATCTGGACTAACTCCAACAACTTCAGCATTTAATTTTTTAAATTCTTCTAATGAATTTGTAAAATCAATTGCTTCTGTCGTACATCCTTTTGTATTATCTTTTGGATAAAAATATAATATTAGCCATTTTCCAATAAAATCATTTGAAGAAATTTCATTAGAATTACTATCTATTAAATTAAAGCTTAATTTATTTCCTATATCATATTTAAAATACTTCATTTAGTTCCTCCATCCATGTTAAAAAATGGCCTATAAATATAAGCCATTTTTTTAATTTTATAATTTTTTTACTTTAAACCACCAATCAAATCCTTCTTCAGAATTATTTCTTCTTTCCATAGCTGTTTCATAATCACTTGCTGGTGGTACAATTACCTTATCACCAATTATTTCATTATTTGGCCAATTTTCAGGCATAGCAACTTTATTTTTATCTGATAATTGTAAAGCTTTTAAAGCTCTTAAAACTTCATCAACACTTCTTCCTACTTCTTGAGGATAATACATAATTAATCTTGTTATTCCTTTATCATCTACAATAAAAACAGCTCTTACTGTATTTGTTCCTTTTCCTGGATGAATCATTCCTAATTTTTTTGCAACATTTCCCATATCGTCAGCTATTACTGGAAAAGGAATCTCTACTTTCATATTATCTTTAATCCATTCAATCCATTTAATATGAGAAAAAACTTGATCAATTGATAATCCTATTAACTCTGTATTTAATTTTTTAAATTCTTCTGATTTTTTTGCAAAACCTATAAATTCTGTTGTACACACTGGTGTAAAATCACCTGGATGACTAAACAATACAAACCATTTTCCTTTATAATCTTCTGGTAAATTTTTAACTCCAAGTGTTGTATTAACTTTTAATTCAGGAAATCTTTCTCCTAATAAAGGCATTGTATTTTCCATTTTAATTCCTCCCTTTAATTTTTATTTTTATTTTATACGATTTAATTACATTTAAATTATATTCCAAACTAAATAAAAAGTCAAGTAACTTTTTAATATAATTTATTTAGTTTTAGTTAATTATATAAAAATATAATGTATCTTTTTTTACTTTAAAAGAAAAAAGTATTTAAGTGTAAAAGTCAAGTAGAAAATGTAAGAAAAAGGCAAAAAAAAACAAAAAGAAGATGATAAATCATTAAAAAAGAGAGAGAAATTTATAAAAAAAGAAAAGAGTCAACCTTTTCGGTTGACTCAAAGAAAAGTGGCGGGACAAAAACCTACTCTTGCACACACGAAGTGTACTACCATCGGCAGATAAAGGCTTAACGGCCAGGTTCGGAATGGATCTGGGTGGTTCCCCTTACCTTATCCTCGTCCCAAATTATTCACTCACTAGTGCATAAGAAAGTTTGTCCAAAGCCTCGGGTTATTAGTACCACTCGACTCAATACATCACTGCACTTACATCTGTGGCCTATCTATGTTCTAGTCTCGAACTACCCTTACCTCATAAATGAGCGGGAAGCCTTATCTTGGAGCCCGTTTCCCGCTTAGATGCTTTCAGCGGTTATCGGTCATGTACTTAGCTACTCAGCTCCTGCCATTTGCCTGACAGCTGATTCACCAGCGGTACACTCACTCCGGTCCTCTCGTACTAAGAGCAACCCTCCTCAAGCTTCCTACGCCCGCAGCAGATAGGGACCGAACTGTCTTACGACGTTCTGAACCCAGCTCACGTACCGCTTTAATGGGCGAACAGCCCAACCCTTGGGACCGACTTCAGCCCCAGGATGCGATGAGCCGACATCGAGGTGCCAAACAACGCCGTCGATATGAACTCTCGAGCGTCATTAGCCTGTTATCCCCAGGGTAACTTTTATCCGTTGATCGACCGCGCTTCCACTCGCCTCGGCCGGGTCACTAGGACCATGTTTCCATTCTGCTCGACCTGTCAGTCTCGCAGTCAAGCCGGCTTTTGCCCTTGCACTCACCGGTGGATTTCCAACCCACCTGAGCCGACCTTCGTACGCCTCCGTTACTCTTTAGGAGGCAACCGCCCCAGTCAAACTGCCCACCTAACGCTGTCCGGCTCATGCTCTTCACATTCCACCGTTAGTAAATCATTATAATGAGGGTGGTATCCCAACGTCGGCTCTAGAAAACCTTGCGATCTTCCTTCTTCGCCTCCCACCTATCCTGTACACATTATAACCATTTACAACGTCAGGCTACAGTAAAACTCCATGGGGTCTTTCCGTCTAACTGCGGGTTGTGGGCATCTTCACCCACTCTGTAATTTCGCCGGATCCTCTGTTGAGACAGCTCCCAGATCGTTACGCCATTCATGCAGGTCGGAACTTACCCGACAAGGAATTTCGCTACCTTAGGACCGTTATAGTTACGGCCGCCGTTTACCGGGGCTTCGTTTCGTAGCTCTCACCACTCCACTTAACCTTCCGGCACTGGGCAGGCGTCAGTCCATATACTTCCACTTTTTGTGTTCGCATAGACCTGTGTTTTTGGTAAACAGTCGCCTGGGACTTTCCACTTCGACTCTCAATCGCATTTTGCAACACCATCAAGAGCACCCCTTCTCCCGAAGTTACGGGGCTATTTTGCCTAGTTCCTTAACAGAGGTTATTCCGCTCCCCTTAGTTTTCTCAACCCGTCTACCTGTGTCGGTTTACGGAACGGTCAGTATTTCTCTCAAGCAATATACGAGGCTTTTCTTGGCAGTGTGACTCCTCCCCGTTAGACTTACGTCCTTCCCTTCACAGCTTTTCCTCCACAAGCGGTTTTCCCTACTCGTTTCTTCGGCTTTACTGCTTAGAAGACCTTGCAACTTGGTCTCGGTGATTCACCTCCTGCGTCCCCCCTTATATCTCGTTCATACTGGTACAGGACTCTTTACCTGTTTCCCATCGATTACCCCTTTCGGGTTCACCTTAGGCTCCGACTTACCCTGGGTGGACGACCCTTCCCCAGGTACCCTTAGACTTTCGGGGTGAATGATTCTCACATTCATTTCGCTACTCATGCCCGCATCCGCTCTTGTGTCTCGTCCAGCAAACCTTCCAGTTTACCTTCTCCCTACTACACAATGCTCTCCTACCAATTGGATTACTCCAATTCCGCAGCTTCGGTGTATGGCTTTAGCTCCGTTACATTTTCGGCGCATTGTTCTTCAACCAGTGAGCTGTTACGCACTCTTTAAAGGGTGGCTGCTTCTAAGCCAACCTCCTGGCTGTCTTCAGAACTTCACTACCTTTCACACTTAGCCATTTCTTCGGAACCTTAGCTGGCGGTCTGGGCTGTTTCCCTTTCGACCACGGAGCTTATCCCCCGTAGTCTGTCTCCCGACTATTCAGTATTGGTATTCGGAGTTTGACTGATTTCTGAGGTCGCCCCCATACGTCAATCAGTGCTCTACCCCCAATACTTTCTTTGTCGAGGCCGTGCCTACACACGTTTCGGAGAGAACCAGCTATCACCCAGTTCGATTAGCTTTTCACTGCTATCCACATGTCATCCGAAGATTTTTCACTACCTACCGGTTCGGTCCTCCACTTAGTTTTACCTAACTTTCAACCTGCACATGGATAGATCACTGGGCTTCGGGTCTATCGCATTTGACTTTCGCTCTTTTAAAACTCGGTTTCCCTTCGGCTTCGTCTCTTTCGACTTAACCTCGCCATATACGATAACTCGCGGGCACATTAATCAAAAGGCACACGGTCACTTCCGCTCCCGTTTCCTGTAGGCATACAGTTTCAGGTTCTCTTTCACTCCCCTCACGGGGTCCTTTTCACCTTTCCCTCACGGTACTATTCGCTATCGGTCGACCAGGAGTATTTAGCCTTGGAGAGTGGTCTCCCCTGATTCACGCAGGATTCCTCGTGTCCCACGCTACTTGGGATCAGCTTCGATTAGTTTACGAGTTTTCGTCTACAGGACTTTCACCTTCTTTGGTTTATCTTCCCATATACTTCGACTTCCTCTTTACCTATTCCCTCTATTTACAGTTCGAGTTAAGCTGTCCCTCTACCCCAAATTGACAACGGCTGTACCCTTTTACATCAATTTGGTTTGGGCTTTTCCCTTTTCGCTCGCCACTACTCAGGGAATCTCTTTGATTTCTTTTCCTCCAGCTACTATGATGTTTCACTTCGCTGGGTTCGCCTCCCTTTCGGGTTCTTCCGGGTTTCCCCATTCGGATATCTACGGTTCTTCGATTGCTTGCTTCTCCCCGTAGCTTTTCGCAGCTTGCCACGTCCTTCTTCGCCTCTGGTCGCCTAGGCATCCCCTGTATGCCCTTTTTACTTTGGACTTTCTTTCTTATGCACTTGTCAATGAACTTTGTGATCTGGTGGGCCAGGGAGGATTTGAACCTCCGACCTCACGCTTATCAGGCGTGCGCTCTGACCACCTGAGCTACTAGCCCATCTCACTCAATAATGGATAGAGGTAGTTGTTCTCCTTAGAAAGGAGGTGATCCAGGCGCACCTTCCGGTACACCTACCTTGTTACGACTTCGCCCCCCTCACTAGCTCCACCCTCGATGCATCCGTTCCTTGCGGTTACAGCATCCATCTTCGGGCGTTTCCAACTCGGGTGGCGTGACGGGCGGTGTGTACAAGACCCGAGAACGTATTCACCGCAGTTTGGCTGACCTGCGATTACTAGCGATTCCGGTTTCATGCAGGCAGGTTTCAGCCTGCAATCCGAATTGAGGTACAGTTTGTGAGATTTGCTCCACTTCTCAGCTTCGCTTCCCTCTGTCCGTACCATTGTAGCACGTGTGTCGCCCAGAACATAAGGGGCACGCTTACCTGACGTCATCCCCTCCTTCCTCCGTCTCGTCGACGGCTGTCCCATTAGAGTAGCCCATCTTCACATGCTGGCAACTAATGGCAGGGGTTGCGCTCGTTGCGGGACTTAACCCAACACCTCACGGCACGAGCTGACGACGGCCGTGCACCACCTGTGTGAGACTCCTTTCTTGCGAAAGTTAGTAGTATCTCTACTACCTTATCTCCATGTCAATTCCTGGTAAGGTTCTTCGGTTAGCTTCGAATTAAACCACATGCTCCACCGCTTGTGCGGGTCCCCGTCAATTCCTTTGAGTTTCATCCTTGCGGACGTACTCCCCAGGCGGTTCACTTATCGCGTTTGCTTCAGCACGGAACTTTGACATCCCACACCTAGTGAACATCGTTTACGGCTAGGACTACCCGGGTATCTAATCCGGTTCGCTCCCCTAGCTTTCGAACCTCAGCGTCAGGATTACTCCAGAAAACCGACTTCTCCACTGGCCTTCTTACCAATATCTACGGATTTCACCCCTACTCTGGTAATTCCGTCTTCCTCTAGTATCCTCAAGTTATACAGTTTCAAGCGCTGTTCCACCGTTGAGCAGTGACATTTCACACCTGACTTACATAACCGCCTACGTTCCCTTTACGCCCAGTGATTCCGGGCAACGCTCGCCCCCTACGTCTTACCGCGGCTGCTGGCACGTAGTTAGCCGGGGCTTTTCTTTACATACCTTCCTTGTACTGTCCCCAGTACTTTATATTCTGTAAATTCAGAAGTTTACATCCCGAAGGACTTCTTCCTTCACGCGGCATCGCTGGATCAGACTTCCGTCCATTGTCCAAAATTCCCCACTGCTGCCTCCCGTAGGAGTAGGGTCCGTCTCTCAGTTCCCTTGTGGCCGTTCGTGCTCTCACACCGGCTACCCGTCGTCGGCTTGGTGATCTTTTACTTCACCAACTACCTGATGGGACGCAGGCTCGTCCTTTGGCGCTTCTCTTCCTTTCCTCTCTCGAGCTTATCCGGTTTTACCTACAGTTTCCCATAGCTATCCCAGTCCAAAGGGTTGATTCCTACGCGTTACTCACCCGTTCGCCACTAATACTCTCCACCGAAGTGGATTTCTTCGTTCGACTTGCATGTGTTAGGCGTGCCGCCAGCGTTCACCCTGAGCCAGGATCAAACCCTCCATTCGAATGGTTTGATTCTCACTCTAGTTCTTTCTTACTAGCGTCTTTTCTTTCGAAAAGTTTTATTTTACTACCTCTATCCATTTTTCAATGAGCTTGTTTCTCCTTCGCTTGACTTTCGCTCAGCGACTCAATCATTCTATCACTTTCTCCTTCTTTTGTCAATTGCTTTTCTTTTACTTTTTTGTTTTTTTTATCTTACCCTTTTCCACTTGTTCGTGTGTTTTTGTTTTTTTAATATTCTCTACTATGGATATAGCACCCTTTATATACACAAAATGCCTCAATAAAAATAAATGTAAAAAACAGAAAAATCGATAACTTATGAAAAAACATTAATTGATGAAAAAACAAATACTTATTAAAATATTTCATAAGGTTAAAAGAATTAATATTTGATTAATAAAATATATTTATTATAAAACATCTATAAATTAATCAATATATATTATGGATATGTAAATTTATTTATTTTTTATTTGTAAAATTACATTTTTTTGGTATAATATTTATATAATTGAAAAAAAAGCATGTTAATTTTATATAACTTTAACATATTAAAAACTATAACCTTAAAAATATTTGTGTACACAAACACATATATATTGAAGGAAGTGTGAAAATTGAATTTTATAGTATCAAAGAAAAGAAAAAAAGTGGATATTTTTCTACCTTTGGGTTGTGCTATTATGATAGAAGAACACGGTGAATTTATGGCTCAATGTTAAGTTAAAGCACGTTTTTTAAAAACGTGCTTATTTTTAAAGAAGGAGGAGATTTGATATGAGTAAGTATTATTGG contains:
- a CDS encoding peroxiredoxin yields the protein MKYFKYDIGNKLSFNLIDSNSNEISSNDFIGKWLILYFYPKDNTKGCTTEAIDFTNSLEEFKKLNAEVVGVSPDEPKKHIKFIEKHNLKVTLLSAENEVLNEVGVWQMKKMYGREYYGVMRTTVILNPNGVIEYVWEKVKVSNHIKEVLNKLIELQK
- a CDS encoding ferritin, coding for MALSEKIEKMFNEQINKEFYSAYLYLAMASYFEEQNLPGFANWMRIQFQEEEAHAFKFFDYLVERSGHIELEKIEKPKITWKNPLDAFNDVYAHEQFISKSINEIFKVAREENDYPTETFIHWFIMEQVEEEKNAKEILDRLSMIKDNIQPLFMLDSELAKRVFTPPV
- a CDS encoding alpha/beta hydrolase, with amino-acid sequence MFFDNIPKETSVNKISQPSFFEGGENAVLLIHGYTGTPHDMRYLGHMLHKAGFTVSIPRLPGHGTNSVDFQNSNWKDWLRKVTDEYVDLKYKYEEVYISGLSMGGVLTLILASKFKPKKIVLAAPAIEAKNKKIKITPFLKYFIKKTDRKYKEVHEDENLNKLAKEYWHYNWINKAADLRKLQKISLKCLSEVEADTLTILSKTDGSVPLNVGDIIDEKINSKNKKKIILEKSSHVLVNDIKREYVAQEIIKWFKN
- a CDS encoding peroxiredoxin is translated as MENTMPLLGERFPELKVNTTLGVKNLPEDYKGKWFVLFSHPGDFTPVCTTEFIGFAKKSEEFKKLNTELIGLSIDQVFSHIKWIEWIKDNMKVEIPFPVIADDMGNVAKKLGMIHPGKGTNTVRAVFIVDDKGITRLIMYYPQEVGRSVDEVLRALKALQLSDKNKVAMPENWPNNEIIGDKVIVPPASDYETAMERRNNSEEGFDWWFKVKKL